One Mangrovimonas cancribranchiae DNA segment encodes these proteins:
- a CDS encoding DUF4290 domain-containing protein, whose protein sequence is MIDNLEYNSEREHLIIPEYGRHIQKMVNHAKTVENRDERNKVAKSIIDVMGNLQPHLRDVTDFQHKLWDQLFIMSNFELDVDSPFEKPSKDKLQERPEPLRYPQNHPKYRFYGNNIKTMIDVACTWEEGDKKEALAYTIANHMKKCFLNWNKDTVDDAVIFQHLYELSDGKINLKTSDEDLTDASSLMRGKKQRHHSNKKGKKNRNRKRY, encoded by the coding sequence TTGATAGACAATTTAGAATATAACTCAGAAAGAGAACATTTGATTATTCCAGAATACGGAAGGCATATTCAAAAAATGGTAAACCATGCCAAAACCGTTGAAAATAGAGACGAAAGAAATAAAGTAGCAAAATCAATTATTGATGTTATGGGGAATTTACAACCCCATTTAAGAGATGTAACAGATTTTCAACACAAACTTTGGGATCAGTTATTTATCATGTCTAATTTTGAATTAGATGTTGACTCTCCATTCGAAAAACCTTCCAAAGATAAACTTCAAGAACGTCCAGAACCATTACGTTACCCACAAAATCACCCTAAATACAGATTTTATGGTAACAATATAAAAACCATGATAGATGTAGCATGTACTTGGGAAGAAGGTGATAAAAAAGAAGCCTTGGCATACACCATTGCAAACCACATGAAAAAATGTTTCTTAAACTGGAACAAAGATACTGTAGACGATGCCGTAATTTTTCAACATTTGTATGAATTATCAGACGGGAAAATAAATTTAAAAACATCTGATGAAGATTTAACAGATGCCTCAAGTTTAATGCGTGGCAAAAAACAACGCCATCATAGTAACAAGAAAGGAAAAAAGAACCGAAACCGTAAACGCTACTAA
- a CDS encoding pseudouridine synthase, protein MAQHFKIHKPYGYLSQFVNNQNKRRNKKLLGELGEFPKNIMAVGRLDETSEGLLLLTTCGKTSHYINSSKVEKEYLAQVDGVITEEAINQLKTGVTISINGKSYQTKPCQVTTNINPNHFPIEKRHVRDSRHGPTSWVSITLTEGKFRQVRKMTAKVGFPTLRLVRIRIGNIILDINSSDYKPLKENELPYE, encoded by the coding sequence ATGGCACAGCATTTTAAAATACATAAACCTTACGGCTATTTAAGTCAGTTTGTTAATAATCAAAATAAACGTCGTAATAAAAAGCTACTAGGTGAACTTGGTGAGTTTCCCAAAAATATTATGGCTGTTGGGAGACTCGATGAAACCTCTGAAGGCTTATTACTATTAACGACTTGTGGAAAAACAAGTCATTACATAAACAGCTCCAAAGTTGAAAAAGAATATCTGGCACAAGTTGATGGTGTAATTACAGAAGAAGCCATAAATCAACTTAAAACTGGTGTTACCATTAGTATTAATGGAAAATCCTATCAAACAAAACCTTGTCAAGTAACTACAAATATTAATCCAAATCATTTCCCTATAGAAAAGCGCCATGTTCGTGACTCTCGTCATGGACCTACTTCCTGGGTAAGCATTACACTTACCGAAGGAAAATTTAGACAAGTACGAAAAATGACAGCCAAAGTAGGATTTCCAACCTTACGTTTAGTTCGTATTCGTATTGGAAATATTATTCTAGATATCAATTCAAGTGACTATAAACCATTAAAGGAAAACGAATTACCCTATGAATAA
- a CDS encoding TspO/MBR family protein has product MKTAKLIILLLVINFGCLALGSWLMDNGPQSQWYLNLNKAPWTPPGWVFGVAWSTIMICFSVYLAYLFKEFQSKFLNILFGVQIILNVSWNYIFFNQHLVFLGLIVISLLTLVIGYFFIKYQLDYMKRIRYLLLPYLIWLLLATSLNAYIFIYN; this is encoded by the coding sequence ATGAAAACGGCCAAATTAATCATACTACTTCTAGTTATCAATTTTGGCTGTTTGGCCTTGGGTAGTTGGTTAATGGATAATGGGCCGCAATCGCAATGGTATCTAAATTTAAACAAAGCGCCTTGGACACCTCCAGGTTGGGTTTTTGGGGTTGCTTGGAGTACCATTATGATTTGTTTTTCTGTGTATTTGGCGTATTTATTTAAAGAATTCCAGTCAAAGTTTTTAAACATATTATTCGGTGTTCAAATTATTTTAAACGTCAGTTGGAATTACATTTTCTTTAATCAACATTTAGTTTTTCTAGGACTTATTGTTATTAGTTTGCTTACTCTGGTAATAGGTTATTTCTTTATAAAATACCAACTAGATTACATGAAACGCATAAGGTATTTATTGCTGCCTTATTTAATTTGGTTATTACTGGCGACCTCTTTAAACGCTTATATTTTTATCTACAACTAA
- the murA gene encoding UDP-N-acetylglucosamine 1-carboxyvinyltransferase, with protein MGIFKIEGGHQLKGSIQPQGAKNEALQILCAVLLTPEKVTIKNIPDIVDVNKLIVLLGKLGVKVEKLSTSSYSFQADDINLKYLESAEFKQDGRGLRGSIMIVGPLLARFGKGYIPKPGGDKIGRRRLDTHFEGFINLGAKFRYNREEYFYGVEADKLTGTYMLLDEASVTGTANIVMAAVLAEGTTTIYNAACEPYLQQLCKMLNRMGAKISGIGSNLLTIEGVDTLGGTEHTMLPDMIEIGSWIGLAAMTKSELTIKNVSWDDLGQIPNVFRKLGITVEQQGDDIHIPAHTDGYEIQSYIDGSILTVSDAPWPGFTPDLLSIILVVATQARGSVLVHQKMFESRLFFVDKLIDMGAKIILCDPHRATVIGHDFKSQLKATTMTSPDIRAGISLLIAALSAKGTSTIHNIEQIDRGYEHIVERLQAIGAKIERLD; from the coding sequence ATGGGAATTTTTAAAATTGAAGGCGGCCATCAATTAAAAGGAAGTATCCAACCCCAAGGCGCCAAAAACGAAGCCCTACAAATTCTTTGTGCGGTGCTTCTTACTCCAGAAAAAGTAACTATCAAGAACATTCCAGACATTGTCGATGTCAATAAATTAATTGTTCTTTTAGGGAAACTTGGAGTAAAAGTTGAAAAGCTCTCAACATCGTCTTATTCTTTTCAAGCAGACGATATTAACTTAAAATATTTAGAATCGGCAGAATTTAAACAAGATGGTCGTGGTCTTCGTGGGTCGATTATGATTGTTGGGCCGTTATTGGCTCGTTTTGGCAAAGGTTATATCCCAAAACCAGGAGGCGACAAGATTGGTCGTCGTAGATTAGATACGCATTTTGAAGGTTTTATTAACCTTGGCGCAAAATTTCGTTACAACAGGGAAGAGTATTTTTACGGTGTAGAAGCCGATAAACTTACTGGAACCTATATGTTGCTTGATGAAGCTTCAGTAACGGGAACGGCCAATATAGTTATGGCAGCAGTTTTGGCCGAGGGTACAACCACTATTTACAATGCAGCTTGCGAACCTTATTTGCAGCAATTGTGTAAGATGCTCAACAGAATGGGCGCAAAAATTTCAGGAATAGGCTCTAATTTATTAACCATTGAAGGCGTTGATACATTAGGCGGAACTGAACATACCATGTTGCCAGATATGATTGAAATTGGTAGTTGGATTGGCTTGGCTGCGATGACCAAAAGTGAGCTGACTATTAAAAATGTAAGTTGGGACGATTTAGGACAAATTCCTAATGTATTTAGAAAGTTAGGGATTACGGTTGAGCAACAAGGTGACGATATTCATATTCCAGCACATACCGATGGTTACGAAATACAAAGCTATATAGATGGTTCTATTTTAACCGTTTCCGATGCACCTTGGCCTGGATTTACACCAGATTTGTTAAGTATTATTTTAGTTGTTGCTACCCAAGCTAGAGGTAGTGTTTTAGTACATCAAAAAATGTTTGAAAGTCGTTTATTCTTTGTTGATAAGTTAATCGATATGGGCGCAAAAATTATTTTATGCGATCCACATAGAGCGACTGTAATTGGTCATGATTTTAAATCGCAACTAAAAGCCACTACAATGACCTCGCCAGATATTCGTGCGGGTATTTCATTATTAATCGCTGCTTTATCGGCCAAAGGAACATCAACTATTCATAATATTGAACAAATTGATCGTGGTTACGAACACATTGTAGAACGCTTACAAGCTATAGGCGCTAAAATTGAACGCTTAGATTAA
- a CDS encoding DUF493 family protein, translated as MELNKKTEEFYEKLKSQLYENNSWPAEYLYKFIVKSDSHKIAEIEAIFNNMGAVIKTAESKNGKYTSVSINLLMRNPEHVIEKYIEVGEKVEGVISL; from the coding sequence ATGGAATTAAATAAAAAAACAGAAGAATTTTACGAAAAACTAAAGTCACAACTTTATGAAAATAATTCATGGCCAGCTGAATACCTCTATAAGTTTATTGTGAAATCTGATTCGCATAAAATAGCCGAAATAGAAGCTATATTTAACAATATGGGCGCTGTTATTAAAACAGCTGAATCTAAAAATGGTAAATATACCAGTGTGTCTATTAACTTGTTAATGCGTAATCCAGAGCATGTTATAGAAAAATACATAGAAGTTGGAGAAAAAGTAGAAGGTGTTATTAGCCTATAA
- a CDS encoding glutathione peroxidase, translating into MVLFNCKTQAQEPKTSIYDIKINNLSGEPVNLSDFKGKHILFVNTASKCGFTPQYEDLQKLHEMYKDKLVIIGLPCNQFGNQEPGSATQIQNFCQSNYGVDFLMTEKIDVKGDNQHELYKWLTDKDLNGTKNSSVKWNFQKYLIDENGRFVDVYYSMTKPLSKKITKHLE; encoded by the coding sequence ATGGTACTATTTAATTGTAAAACGCAGGCTCAAGAACCTAAAACATCTATTTATGATATTAAGATTAATAATCTTTCTGGAGAACCTGTAAATCTTTCTGATTTTAAAGGCAAACATATATTATTTGTTAATACAGCTTCTAAATGCGGTTTTACACCACAGTACGAAGATTTACAAAAGCTTCATGAAATGTATAAAGACAAACTTGTAATTATTGGATTGCCATGTAATCAGTTTGGGAACCAAGAACCAGGTTCTGCCACACAAATTCAAAATTTCTGTCAATCTAATTATGGTGTAGACTTTTTAATGACTGAAAAAATAGACGTTAAAGGCGATAACCAACACGAATTGTACAAATGGTTAACTGATAAAGACCTTAACGGCACAAAAAACTCATCGGTTAAATGGAATTTTCAAAAATATCTTATTGATGAAAACGGCCGATTTGTTGATGTATATTACTCAATGACAAAGCCCTTAAGCAAGAAGATTACCAAACATCTAGAATAA
- a CDS encoding SRPBCC family protein yields the protein MKIYTLHTKQELPISVEEAWAFLSNPKNLKTITPDYMSFDILSGADKPMFSGQIIQYIVTPILGIKSKWVTEITHVKDNTYFVDEQRFGPYALWHHKHFIKPINSGIEMEDIVHYKLPFGFLGQLFHPILVKPKLNEIFNYRQQKLMDLFGEFK from the coding sequence ATGAAAATATACACATTACACACAAAACAGGAGTTGCCCATTTCTGTTGAAGAGGCTTGGGCATTTCTATCAAATCCTAAAAACCTTAAAACGATTACACCAGATTATATGAGTTTTGATATTTTGTCTGGTGCAGACAAACCAATGTTTTCTGGACAAATTATTCAATACATTGTAACTCCTATTTTGGGAATTAAATCAAAATGGGTAACCGAAATCACTCATGTTAAAGACAACACCTATTTTGTAGATGAGCAACGGTTTGGCCCTTACGCCTTATGGCATCATAAACATTTTATAAAACCCATTAATAGCGGTATTGAAATGGAAGATATTGTGCACTACAAACTCCCGTTTGGTTTTCTAGGGCAGCTTTTTCACCCTATATTGGTAAAACCAAAATTAAACGAGATATTCAACTACCGGCAACAAAAACTTATGGACTTATTTGGTGAATTTAAATAA
- a CDS encoding deoxyribodipyrimidine photo-lyase yields the protein MNKPVNIFWFRRDLRWEDNVGLCHALNNGLPVLPIFIFDTEILDKLPKDDARVTFIFNTLQQMRSYIKGKQNSSLALFNGKPIDVFKTLTANYTINTVFTNHDYEPYAQKRDKDIETFLKGKNIAFKTYKDHVIFEKNEVVKNDGNPYVVYTPYMKTWKAKFKTIQLKTYDTKPLLKNLIKENNLPNLSLNDIGFKTSSQNITDYTVSPELIQNYEATRNFPAKDATSHLGPHLRFGTVSIREMIKKAITEPNETFWQELIWREFFIQILWHFPHTVTKSFKPKYDRIEWRNNEIEFKAWCEGKTGYPLVDAGMRELNKTGYMHNRVRMLVGSFLCKHLLIDWRWGETYFAEKLHDYEMASNIGNWQWVAGSGVDAAPYFRIFNPTTQIKKFDKDHTYIKKWVPEYQELTYPKPIVDHREARERCLATYKNALN from the coding sequence ATGAATAAGCCTGTAAATATTTTTTGGTTTCGTCGTGATTTACGATGGGAAGACAATGTTGGCTTATGTCATGCTTTAAACAACGGTTTACCTGTCCTACCAATATTTATTTTCGATACAGAAATCTTGGATAAGTTACCAAAGGACGATGCACGCGTGACATTCATATTCAACACTTTGCAGCAAATGCGTAGTTATATTAAAGGTAAACAAAATAGTAGTTTGGCACTTTTCAATGGAAAACCTATTGATGTTTTTAAAACACTGACGGCAAATTATACCATTAACACCGTATTTACCAACCACGATTACGAACCTTATGCCCAAAAACGTGACAAGGATATTGAAACGTTTTTAAAGGGGAAGAATATTGCTTTTAAAACTTACAAAGACCACGTTATTTTTGAAAAAAATGAAGTTGTAAAAAACGATGGCAATCCTTATGTAGTATACACACCTTATATGAAAACCTGGAAAGCCAAGTTTAAAACCATTCAACTTAAAACCTATGACACAAAACCACTCCTTAAAAATTTAATTAAAGAAAATAATCTACCTAACTTAAGTTTAAATGATATAGGATTTAAAACATCCTCACAAAATATTACTGATTATACTGTGTCACCAGAGCTTATTCAAAACTACGAAGCCACACGTAATTTTCCAGCCAAAGATGCGACATCACATTTAGGGCCACATTTACGGTTTGGTACAGTAAGTATTCGTGAAATGATAAAAAAAGCCATAACAGAACCCAACGAAACCTTTTGGCAAGAACTTATCTGGCGTGAGTTTTTTATACAAATTTTGTGGCACTTTCCACATACGGTTACCAAAAGCTTTAAACCAAAATACGACCGTATTGAATGGCGTAATAACGAAATCGAGTTTAAAGCCTGGTGTGAAGGCAAAACAGGATATCCTTTGGTTGATGCTGGAATGCGAGAACTTAACAAAACAGGTTATATGCACAATCGCGTTAGAATGCTAGTAGGTAGTTTCTTATGTAAACATTTGCTAATCGATTGGCGTTGGGGCGAAACTTATTTTGCCGAAAAACTTCACGATTATGAAATGGCAAGTAATATTGGTAACTGGCAATGGGTAGCTGGGTCTGGTGTTGATGCTGCTCCTTATTTTAGAATTTTCAATCCCACTACACAGATTAAAAAATTTGATAAAGACCATACATACATCAAAAAATGGGTGCCAGAATATCAAGAACTAACTTACCCAAAACCTATTGTAGATCATAGAGAAGCACGTGAACGTTGCTTAGCAACTTATAAAAACGCTTTAAACTAA